The Benincasa hispida cultivar B227 chromosome 11, ASM972705v1, whole genome shotgun sequence genome has a segment encoding these proteins:
- the LOC120090158 gene encoding cytochrome P450 705A22-like has translation MADASLHYALYLLLFFLSFLFLFFFLHKPSKSAPGKITLPSSPPSLPVIGHLHLLLPANHKSFINISSKYGPLLHIRLGALQYVLVSSASLAADIFKTQDLAFSSRPDFAFSEEYPYGKVGFLGAPYGDYWRYMKKLTMMELLSPPQLARSRFVRDEEITRMLRDLLLCSKKKESVDLGAMLIKLTNNSICRMMMSTRCSEQNNEAEKIRILVNDTIEIATKLAFGDLFSHGPLKRLPFWLFGKKTLDINLKFDVLLENILQQHEQRAKIHGLDRDDRDLMDILLKAYLDEKAEFKMTRNHIKAFLLDLFIAGTGTSAEVMQWTMAELINHPDVFQKVRREIESVIGTRLVEETDITNLPYMQAVVKECLRLYPAVPVARRACRETCKVNGFDIPKGIMVAVDLFAIMHDPNLWENPDEFRPERFYNTNSGKDEGDHQGTRHIQYEIKGQNFSFVPFGGGRRGCPGSLLAYNTINRTVAALVQCFDWKVGKDGNEERVNMEIGTGISLPMAHPLICVPVSHSTPFVA, from the exons ATGGCGGACGCCTCTCTTCACTACGCTCTCTAcctcctcctcttcttcctctcctttctcttcctcttcttcttccttcacaaACCGTCCAAATCCGCCCCCGGAAAAATCACTCTGCCTTCATCTCCGCCGTCGCTCCCGGTGATCGGCCACCTCCACCTCCTCCTCCCTGCGAATCACAAGTCCTTCATCAACATCTCTTCCAAGTACGGTCCACTCCTCCACATCCGCCTCGGCGCTCTGCAGTACGTTCTCGTCTCCTCCGCCTCCCTCGCCGCCGACATCTTCAAAACGCAGGATCTCGCCTTCTCCTCTCGCCCTGATTTCGCGTTCAGCGAAGAGTATCCGTACGGTAAGGTCGGATTCCTTGGCGCTCCTTATGGCGATTATTGGCGGTACATGAAGAAGCTGACGATGATGGAGCTTCTTTCGCCGCCGCAGCTTGCGCGATCGCGATTTGTGAGGGATGAAGAGATCACTCGTATGCTTCGAGACTTGCTCCTCTGTTCCAAGAAGAAGGAG TCAGTGGACTTGGGGGCCATGTTGATTAAGCTCACAAACAACAGCATATGCAGAATGATGATGAGCACAAGATGTTCTGAACAGAACAACGAAGCAGAAAAGATCAGAATATTAGTAAACGACACCATTGAAATCGCTACAAAGCTCGCCTTCGGTGATCTCTTCAGCCACGGTCCATTGAAGAGGCTTCCATTCTGGCTCTTCGGTAAGAAAACTCTCGACATCAATCTCAAATTCGACGTTCTCCTTGAGAACATTctccaacagcacgaacaacgAGCCAAAATCCACGGCCTCGACAGAGACGATCGCGATCTCATGGATATATTACTCAAAGCGTATTTGGATGAGAAAGCCGAGTTCAAAATGACCAGAAATCACATCAAAGCCTTCTTGCTC GATTTGTTCATCGCCGGTACTGGAACGTCGGCCGAGGTTATGCAGTGGACGATGGCGGAACTAATTAACCATCCGGACGTGTTCCAAAAGGTCCGGCGAGAGATCGAATCGGTTATCGGGACGAGACTCGTCGAAGAAACGGATATCACGAATCTTCCGTACATGCAGGCGGTGGTTAAGGAGTGTCTCCGGCTGTATCCGGCGGTGCCGGTGGCGAGACGAGCGTGCCGAGAAACTTGCAAGGTGAATGGATTCGATATTCCAAAGGGCATCATGGTTGCAGTGGACCTGTTTGCGATAATGCACGATCCAAATCTGTGGGAGAATCCAGACGAATTTCGACCCGAGAGATTCTACAATACGAACTCTGGTAAAGATGAAGGCGATCATCAAGGAACGAGGCACATTCAATACGAGATTAAGGGACAGAATTTCAGTTTTGTGCCATTTGGAGGGGGAAGAAGGGGATGCCCTGGTTCGTTGCTGGCGTACAACACGATCAACAGGACGGTGGCGGCGTTGGTTCAGTGCTTTGATTGGAAGGTTGGGAAAGATGGAAATGAAGAGAGAGTGAATATGGAGATTGGAACTGGAATTAGTTTGCCAATGGctcatcctttgatttgtgtTCCTGTTTCTCATTCCACTCCTTTTGTTGCTTAA
- the LOC120091840 gene encoding cytochrome P450 705A5-like, producing MADSTSYILYIILFFFFTILLQYLLQRPSHGRRPPSPPALPLIGHLHHFSPSVCKSFHNLAARYGNLLFLRLGRVRCVVVSSASYAAEIYKNQDINFSSRPKFAFGDELPYAKAGFFAAEYGDYWRFMKKLTMTELLSQRQVERSRGVRREEMLKLLRKLWECGEKKEAVDLGAELVKLTNNSTCRLVMSTRCSGDDDDEAEKIRLLVKETFEMASKVAFGDVFGWPLERLAFWMFGRHAKDVTMRYDEILEKILRQHEERAREEGLDREDTDLMDILLKVYQDHNAEFNITRTNIKAFLLDLFLGGTGTSTEVSQWAMAELLNHPKVLNKLRNEINSVVGTTRVVGEDDLPNLPYLQAVVKEALRLYPAVPIAMRACRQDCKIDGFDIPKDTMVAVNLFDIMRDPKIWQNPNEFDPERFTGDVRYEIKGQQSFDFVPFGGGRRACPGSTLAFSFISNVIAAMVQCFDWKVIGRDDNGDGRSKVNMEIGAAFTLPMANPLLCVPVVRFNPLMTL from the exons ATGGCGGATTCAACCTCTTATATCCTCTACAttattctcttcttcttcttcaccattCTCCTTCAATATCTCCTTCAAAGACCTTCCCATGGCCGGCGCCCTCCGAGTCCGCCGGCGCTGCCGTTAATCGGCCACCTTCACCATTTCTCGCCATCCGTTTGCAAATCGTTCCACAATCTCGCCGCCAGGTACGGCAATCTTCTCTTCCTCCGACTCGGTAGAGTCCGATGCGTCGTCGTTTCGTCGGCATCATACGCCGCCGAGATCTACAAGAATCAGGACATTAATTTCTCATCGCGGCCGAAATTCGCGTTCGGCGATGAGCTGCCGTACGCGAAGGCAGGATTCTTCGCGGCGGAGTACGGGGATTATTGgagattcatgaagaaattgACGATGACGGAGCTTTTATCGCAGCGGCAAGTTGAGCGATCGCGCGGTGTACGGAGAGAAGAAATGCTGAAATTGTTGAGGAAATTGTGGGAGTGCGGCGAGAAGAAGGAGGCTGTGGATTTGGGGGCGGAGCTCGTTAAACTCACCAACAATAGCACTTGTAG GTTGGTGATGAGTACAAGATGTTCaggtgatgatgatgatgaagcgGAGAAGATAAGATTATTGGTAAAAGAAACATTCGAGATGGCTTCAAAAGTAGCGTTCGGGGATGTATTTGGATGGCCTTTAGAACGGTTAGCCTTTTGGATGTTTGGAAGACATGCGAAGGATGTGACAATGAGGTATGAtgaaattttggagaagatattaAGGCAACATGAagagagagcaagagaagaggGTTTGGATCGGGAAGATACAGATTTGATGGACATTTTGTTGAAGGTCTATCAAGATCACAATGCTGAGTTCAATATCACTAGAACCAATATCAAGGCTTTCTTGCTT GATTTATTTTTGGGCGGCACCGGTACATCAACAGAGGTATCACAATGGGCAATGGCGGAGCTTCTGAACCATCCCAAAGTACTCAACAAACTGAGAAACGAAATAAACTCTGTAGTCGGAACCACCAGAGTCGTCGGAGAAGACGACCTCCCAAATCTCCCTTACTTACAAGCCGTCGTAAAAGAGGCTCTCCGCCTCTACCCCGCCGTCCCAATTGCTATGCGAGCCTGCCGTCAAGACTGCAAAATCGACGGCTTCGACATCCCAAAAGACACAATGGTTGCAGTCAACCTGTTCGACATAATGCGAGACCCAAAAATCTGGCAAAATCCCAACGAATTCGACCCCGAAAGATTCACCGGCGATGTTCGGTATGAGATTAAGGGGCAGCAGAGTTTTGATTTCGTTCCCTTTGGTGGGGGAAGAAGGGCCTGCCCTGGCTCTACTCTGGCCTTCAGTTTCATTAGCAATGTGATTGCAGCCATGGTTCAGTGCTTTGATTGGAAGGTTATTGGAAGAGATGATAATGGAGATGGAAGAAGTAAAGTGAATATGGAGATTGGAGCTGCCTTCACTTTGCCTATGGCTAATCCTCTTCTTTGTGTTCCTGTTGTTCGCTTCAACCCTTTAATGACACTCTGA